Proteins found in one Mycoplasmopsis gallopavonis genomic segment:
- the parE gene encoding DNA topoisomerase IV subunit B: MNQKYTAEDITQLKGLEAVRKRPGMYIGGNDVNGLHHLVWEIVDNAIDEALAGFANQIDVTLKADGSVIVKDNGRGIPVQKAKGQTRTAVEIVFTELHAGGKFNGNVYKSSGGLHGVGSSVVNALSTKLEVIVARDGKLFKTTFEQDKIIERTHEIGESKKTGTTVQFWPDYSFFKKAHLSFSKISERLKESSFLISNLKITFKDEANDVVEVYQHNNGLEAFVDFLNESKVKLTPVASYFDSKKEIEINFAFQWTDSYNDLILSFVNNVKTKDGGTHETGLKTAITKTFNDFAIKEGILKGKNSFDGDDIREGLTCILSLKVPESLLEFVGQTKDKLSTPEAKSVVEEIVSKYLETWIAENKQTAKKVLEKIKRAYEIRQEERKRRDEARKSKKALKEKVILSDKLTSASSKKPSERELFLVEGDSAGGSAKSGRDRRTQAILPLRGKVINVEKSKLLDVLKNTEIGTIINTIGAGFGKDFDISKAQYGKVVIMTDADTDGAHIQILLLTFFYRFMKPLIENGMIYIALPPLYKIHNKTSKKVFYAWDDDELKEILALQKGQTELQRYKGLGEMNADQLWDTTMNPETRTLIKATLEDAALAEKRVSTLMGDDVVARRNWINSNVDFSVEDDFIVNMKK, translated from the coding sequence ATGAATCAAAAATATACAGCAGAAGATATTACTCAATTAAAAGGGCTCGAAGCAGTTCGTAAGCGTCCTGGAATGTACATTGGTGGAAATGATGTTAATGGTTTACATCATTTAGTCTGAGAAATTGTTGATAATGCAATCGACGAGGCTTTAGCTGGTTTTGCTAATCAAATTGATGTCACCTTAAAAGCAGATGGTAGTGTAATTGTTAAAGATAACGGGAGAGGAATACCTGTTCAAAAAGCAAAAGGGCAAACACGAACTGCCGTTGAAATTGTTTTTACCGAACTACATGCTGGTGGAAAATTTAATGGGAATGTTTATAAATCATCAGGAGGGCTTCACGGAGTAGGTTCCAGTGTTGTTAATGCCCTTTCAACTAAACTTGAAGTTATTGTTGCTCGTGATGGTAAATTATTTAAAACAACATTTGAACAAGATAAAATAATTGAGCGAACTCATGAAATTGGGGAGTCAAAGAAAACAGGAACTACCGTTCAATTTTGACCTGACTATTCTTTCTTCAAAAAAGCACATCTAAGCTTTTCAAAAATTTCAGAGCGTTTAAAAGAAAGTTCATTTTTAATTTCAAATCTCAAAATAACCTTCAAAGATGAGGCTAATGATGTTGTTGAAGTTTATCAACATAACAATGGTCTTGAAGCTTTTGTTGATTTTTTAAACGAATCAAAAGTGAAGCTCACTCCGGTAGCATCATATTTTGATAGTAAAAAAGAAATTGAAATCAATTTTGCTTTTCAATGAACTGATTCATATAATGATTTAATTCTTAGTTTTGTTAATAATGTTAAAACCAAAGACGGAGGAACGCATGAAACCGGACTTAAAACAGCAATAACAAAAACATTTAATGATTTTGCAATCAAAGAAGGAATTTTGAAAGGTAAAAATTCATTCGATGGTGATGACATCCGTGAAGGTTTAACTTGCATTTTATCCTTAAAAGTTCCTGAAAGTTTACTTGAATTTGTCGGACAAACAAAAGATAAATTAAGCACACCAGAAGCTAAAAGTGTAGTTGAAGAAATTGTTTCTAAATATCTTGAAACATGAATTGCTGAAAACAAACAAACTGCTAAAAAGGTTTTAGAAAAAATTAAACGTGCTTATGAAATTCGTCAAGAAGAGAGAAAGCGTCGTGATGAAGCTCGTAAATCTAAAAAGGCACTTAAAGAAAAAGTTATTTTAAGTGATAAATTAACTTCTGCTTCATCTAAAAAACCTTCTGAACGTGAGCTTTTTTTAGTCGAGGGAGATTCAGCTGGCGGGAGTGCTAAAAGTGGTCGTGACCGTAGAACACAAGCAATTTTACCACTAAGAGGGAAAGTTATTAATGTCGAAAAATCCAAATTACTTGATGTTTTAAAAAATACTGAAATCGGGACAATTATTAATACAATTGGTGCTGGGTTTGGTAAGGATTTTGATATTAGTAAAGCTCAATATGGTAAAGTTGTAATTATGACTGATGCTGACACCGACGGAGCTCATATTCAAATTTTACTTTTAACTTTCTTTTATCGTTTCATGAAGCCATTAATTGAAAATGGAATGATTTATATCGCTTTACCACCACTTTATAAAATTCACAATAAAACTAGCAAAAAGGTTTTTTATGCCTGAGATGATGATGAATTAAAAGAAATTCTTGCACTTCAAAAAGGTCAAACCGAATTACAGCGTTACAAAGGACTTGGTGAAATGAACGCTGACCAACTTTGAGATACAACCATGAATCCTGAAACTCGTACTTTAATTAAAGCTACTCTTGAAGATGCAGCTTTAGCTGAAAAACGTGTAAGCACATTAATGGGTGATGATGTTGTTGCAAGAAGAAATTGAATTAATTCTAATGTCGACTTTTCAGTTGAAGATGATTTTATTGTTAATATGAAAAAATAA
- the tmk gene encoding dTMP kinase yields the protein MFISFEGLDGSGKTTILNKLVHKLSHEYPHVKFILTREPGGKNVPEAEKLRSIILDPETKISHVSEALLYSASRRMHLEKVIWPAIERGEIVLCDRYVDSFYAYQGFARKLGYEYTKQMTELVIDGTMPDITIFFDINPEQSRQRREANRLVVDRLENEAFKFHDDVYQGYKYLINEDPQRFIVIDATQSAEQVFQNVWKALLENSKFKDYWQKHA from the coding sequence ATGTTCATATCTTTTGAAGGTTTAGATGGTTCTGGTAAAACCACAATTTTAAATAAATTAGTTCATAAATTAAGTCATGAATATCCACATGTCAAATTTATACTTACAAGAGAACCTGGTGGAAAAAATGTTCCAGAAGCAGAAAAACTTAGATCAATTATTTTAGATCCAGAAACAAAAATTTCGCATGTTTCAGAGGCTCTTCTTTACTCAGCGAGTCGGAGAATGCATCTTGAAAAAGTGATTTGACCTGCTATTGAACGTGGAGAAATTGTACTTTGTGATCGTTATGTTGATAGTTTTTATGCTTATCAAGGTTTTGCACGTAAATTAGGATATGAATACACAAAACAAATGACTGAATTAGTGATTGATGGTACAATGCCAGATATTACTATTTTCTTTGATATTAATCCTGAGCAATCAAGACAAAGACGAGAAGCAAATCGTCTTGTGGTTGATCGTCTCGAAAATGAAGCATTTAAATTTCATGATGATGTATATCAAGGATATAAATATTTGATTAATGAAGATCCGCAAAGATTTATTGTTATTGATGCAACACAAAGTGCAGAACAAGTTTTTCAAAATGTTTGAAAAGCTCTCTTAGAGAACTCTAAATTTAAGGACTACTGACAAAAACATGCTTAA
- the rsmI gene encoding 16S rRNA (cytidine(1402)-2'-O)-methyltransferase: protein MNKLYVVGTPIGNLEDITLRALRILKEVNYIACEDTRVTRKLLGLYEIQDKKLLTYNNFTEKNSAKGLLKILEQGENLAVVSDAGMPVMSDPGFEIIKQARLAGYEIEIIPGVNAAVTAFVGSSFNTTFTFMGFMKDKSQQRLNSFENLQVGTYVYYVSPHKLINSLQDLETFFQDQVQICLAKELTKMHETWFFGTPKEILEQLQEVSVKGEFTLVLNLPKVKRVKVSKYAKNS, encoded by the coding sequence ATGAATAAATTGTATGTTGTAGGGACTCCAATTGGAAACCTTGAAGATATTACTCTGAGAGCTTTAAGAATTTTAAAAGAAGTAAATTATATTGCTTGCGAAGATACAAGAGTAACTCGTAAATTACTTGGTTTATATGAAATTCAGGATAAAAAATTATTAACTTATAATAACTTTACTGAGAAAAATTCTGCTAAGGGTCTTTTAAAAATTTTGGAGCAAGGAGAAAACTTAGCAGTTGTATCCGATGCAGGAATGCCGGTAATGAGCGATCCTGGTTTTGAAATTATTAAACAAGCTCGCTTAGCAGGATATGAGATCGAAATTATCCCTGGTGTTAATGCGGCAGTGACAGCTTTTGTTGGTTCTAGCTTTAATACTACTTTTACTTTTATGGGGTTCATGAAAGATAAAAGTCAACAACGTTTAAATTCATTTGAAAATTTACAAGTTGGAACTTATGTTTACTATGTTTCTCCTCATAAATTGATTAATTCACTCCAAGATCTTGAAACCTTTTTTCAAGATCAAGTTCAAATTTGTTTAGCTAAAGAACTAACTAAGATGCATGAAACTTGATTTTTTGGTACTCCCAAAGAAATTCTGGAACAACTTCAGGAAGTTAGCGTGAAAGGTGAATTCACTTTGGTGTTAAATTTACCAAAAGTTAAACGAGTAAAAGTTTCAAAATACGCCAAAAATAGTTAA
- the dnaX gene encoding DNA polymerase III subunit gamma/tau, with translation MSYKALYRKYRPITFDQVVGQDHVVQTLENIVRSRKISHAYLFSGPKGTGKTSIAKIFANVINCMHQEDVTKACEKCLENLNTSVDVIEMDAASNNGVDEIRDLKEKVEQSPLYSRYKVYIIDEVHMLTKNAFNALLKTLEEPPKHAVFILATTDAHKIPVTILSRVQRFNFRRMTENNIVKHLAWILEQEKIDYELNALKSIASLSSGGMRDALSVADQASLFGNGKILNETIRSNFGVIDTNESILIINNIVLKNAYELISKLQELQNDGIDPLQLILSLIRINKEWIIAYKTQDPNLLEFLTKEQVKLVKMTNLKDALILSDALYQIAINLNRSEFPFEIIELGLIKALRIFEKENEILINKEVVIEKPQKETSTPKVKLSQPKTNHQNVEISVANTNEFNSSQRQTKTIEVPLDLDSDFRKKELKTITTEIDSISNPNLFLNKVTINQKAQEFNPENSIQINSTSAILNEEDNFANYQQMTQEIELAVSDFSDYNQEIDNQETGQTKLSDQVANQENLEEQKISNYNLSEQNRKSSKNKDEKSSEELAKLFGKIMINSESWRKSKIYLDELSFALRRAKLSKNNYQEVAKLFEKCELWAINTTYIMIVASSETIKKLNKHKLDPKLQGFFSHVFGTYMHLILLTPEQKEEVRNHLIKWRSNNELNSQLDHFEIPTKIEELNNDDDEIYNIFGTNITIE, from the coding sequence ATGAGTTATAAAGCACTTTATCGTAAATATCGTCCAATTACTTTTGATCAAGTTGTGGGTCAAGATCATGTCGTTCAAACTCTTGAAAATATTGTGCGTTCTCGCAAAATCTCTCATGCATATTTATTTAGTGGTCCAAAAGGGACAGGAAAAACTTCGATTGCTAAAATTTTTGCTAATGTAATTAATTGCATGCATCAAGAAGATGTCACTAAAGCTTGTGAAAAATGCTTAGAAAATTTAAATACATCAGTTGATGTAATCGAAATGGATGCTGCTTCAAATAATGGTGTTGATGAAATTAGAGATTTAAAAGAAAAAGTGGAACAATCTCCACTTTATTCACGTTATAAAGTTTATATTATTGATGAAGTTCATATGTTAACTAAAAATGCCTTTAATGCACTTTTAAAAACATTAGAAGAACCACCGAAACATGCTGTTTTCATTTTAGCTACAACAGATGCTCATAAAATTCCAGTAACAATTTTGTCAAGAGTACAAAGATTTAATTTCCGAAGAATGACAGAAAATAATATTGTCAAACATCTTGCTTGAATTTTAGAACAAGAGAAAATTGATTATGAATTAAATGCTCTTAAAAGTATTGCGAGCCTTTCTTCGGGTGGAATGAGAGATGCTCTTTCAGTTGCTGATCAAGCGAGCCTTTTTGGAAATGGAAAAATCTTAAATGAAACAATTCGTTCTAATTTTGGTGTAATTGATACAAATGAATCAATTTTAATTATTAACAATATAGTTCTTAAAAATGCTTATGAATTAATTTCGAAACTACAAGAGCTTCAAAATGACGGAATTGATCCTTTACAATTAATTTTAAGTTTAATTAGAATTAATAAAGAATGAATTATTGCTTATAAAACTCAAGATCCAAATTTACTTGAATTTTTAACAAAAGAACAAGTCAAATTAGTCAAAATGACTAATTTGAAAGATGCTTTAATTTTATCTGATGCACTTTATCAAATTGCAATTAATTTGAATCGAAGCGAATTTCCGTTTGAAATAATTGAATTAGGTTTAATCAAAGCATTACGAATTTTTGAAAAAGAAAATGAAATATTAATTAATAAAGAAGTTGTCATTGAAAAACCGCAAAAAGAAACTAGTACTCCAAAAGTAAAACTTTCACAACCAAAAACAAATCATCAAAATGTTGAAATTTCGGTAGCTAACACAAATGAATTCAATTCTAGTCAGAGACAAACTAAAACAATAGAAGTACCCTTAGATCTTGATTCTGATTTTAGAAAAAAAGAATTAAAAACAATTACTACTGAAATTGATTCAATTTCAAACCCCAATTTATTTTTAAATAAAGTGACTATCAATCAAAAAGCACAAGAATTCAATCCAGAAAATTCAATTCAAATCAATTCAACCAGTGCAATTTTAAATGAAGAAGACAATTTTGCTAATTATCAACAAATGACACAAGAAATTGAATTAGCGGTGAGCGATTTTTCAGATTATAATCAGGAAATTGATAATCAAGAAACAGGTCAAACAAAATTAAGTGATCAAGTTGCTAATCAAGAAAATCTCGAAGAACAAAAAATATCAAACTATAATTTATCAGAACAAAATAGAAAATCATCAAAAAATAAAGATGAAAAATCTTCGGAAGAACTTGCTAAACTTTTTGGAAAAATAATGATTAATAGTGAAAGTTGACGTAAGAGTAAAATTTATTTAGACGAACTTAGTTTTGCTTTAAGAAGAGCAAAACTTTCGAAAAATAATTATCAAGAAGTAGCTAAGCTTTTTGAAAAGTGTGAATTATGAGCAATTAACACAACTTACATTATGATTGTTGCAAGTTCAGAGACAATTAAAAAATTAAACAAACACAAATTAGATCCAAAATTACAAGGTTTCTTCTCTCATGTTTTTGGAACTTATATGCATTTAATTCTTCTAACACCAGAACAAAAAGAAGAAGTGCGTAACCATTTAATTAAATGAAGATCTAATAACGAATTAAATTCGCAATTAGATCATTTTGAAATTCCTACTAAAATTGAGGAATTAAATAATGATGACGATGAAATTTATAATATTTTTGGTACAAATATTACAATTGAATAA
- a CDS encoding toprim domain-containing protein, with protein sequence MFNSKTIEEFIEKARKVPGISRKQAEKIVFWILNSSEEEVFSLASSIRKVKDKITFCPTCGNAIDQGACPICSENDRDNILLVVENVAIIEKIEKAKFYYGKYFVFKDLIKNEQDIQKAQIQITNLINYAKNFEEVILGISPNIHGEITNNILKKKLQDHNIKVSQLAIGLPIGSSVDYIDDITLKLSLVNRSK encoded by the coding sequence ATGTTTAATTCAAAAACAATTGAAGAATTTATTGAAAAGGCACGAAAAGTACCAGGAATTAGCAGAAAACAAGCCGAAAAAATTGTTTTTTGAATTTTAAATAGTTCTGAGGAAGAAGTGTTTTCGTTAGCAAGTAGTATCCGGAAAGTTAAAGATAAAATTACTTTTTGTCCAACTTGTGGAAATGCTATTGATCAAGGTGCTTGTCCAATTTGTTCTGAAAATGATCGAGATAATATTTTGCTTGTAGTTGAAAATGTAGCAATTATTGAAAAAATTGAAAAAGCAAAATTTTATTATGGAAAATATTTTGTTTTTAAAGATTTAATTAAAAATGAACAAGATATTCAAAAAGCTCAAATACAAATTACAAATTTAATCAATTATGCAAAAAATTTTGAGGAAGTTATTTTAGGTATTTCACCAAATATTCATGGTGAAATTACTAATAACATTTTGAAAAAGAAATTGCAAGATCATAATATCAAAGTTAGTCAATTAGCAATTGGTCTACCAATTGGTTCTTCTGTTGATTATATTGATGATATTACTTTGAAATTATCATTAGTTAACAGAAGTAAATAA
- a CDS encoding energy-coupling factor transporter ATPase — translation MQIKIQNIGHTFNPKSPWEFTALEKINLEIKQGEYVGIIGSTGSGKTTLIEHLNGILKPTEGEIEWYFYDEKKNKKTNQIEQELTKLTVKSSQKKIKKVKQIRKKIGIAFQFAEYQLFKATIKEDIAFGPIAYGMSKEEAYKKAEEVLELVGLGKEYLERSPFELSGGQKRRVALAGLLAMNPDVLVVDEPTAGLDPQGVIDILDILTNLNKQGKTIINVTHDLDNILERAKRILLLKKGELIMDGDPYQVLNNVELLIENNLQPPKILEFVHQLRKLGFEIGEIHSLEELAREINRIRNERRQNE, via the coding sequence ATGCAAATAAAAATTCAAAATATTGGTCATACATTCAATCCTAAATCTCCTTGAGAATTTACTGCTCTTGAAAAAATTAATCTTGAAATCAAGCAAGGTGAATATGTTGGTATAATCGGGTCTACTGGAAGTGGAAAAACAACATTAATTGAGCATCTAAACGGAATATTAAAACCAACTGAAGGTGAAATTGAATGATATTTTTATGATGAAAAGAAGAATAAAAAAACAAATCAAATTGAACAAGAGTTAACTAAATTAACTGTCAAAAGTTCGCAAAAGAAAATTAAAAAAGTTAAGCAAATTCGTAAAAAAATTGGAATCGCATTTCAATTTGCAGAGTATCAACTTTTCAAAGCAACAATTAAGGAAGATATCGCTTTTGGTCCAATTGCTTACGGAATGAGTAAGGAAGAAGCTTACAAAAAAGCCGAAGAAGTTTTAGAACTTGTTGGTCTAGGTAAAGAATATCTTGAAAGAAGTCCGTTCGAACTTTCTGGTGGACAAAAAAGAAGAGTTGCTTTAGCTGGACTTCTTGCTATGAATCCGGATGTGCTTGTTGTTGATGAACCAACTGCCGGACTAGATCCTCAGGGTGTGATTGATATCTTAGATATACTCACCAACTTAAATAAACAAGGAAAAACAATAATCAATGTAACACACGATCTTGATAATATTTTAGAACGTGCTAAAAGAATTTTGTTGCTTAAAAAAGGTGAATTAATTATGGATGGCGATCCATATCAAGTTCTAAATAATGTTGAATTATTAATTGAGAACAACTTGCAACCACCAAAAATCTTAGAATTTGTTCATCAACTTAGAAAACTAGGTTTTGAAATTGGTGAAATTCATTCACTCGAAGAATTAGCAAGAGAAATTAATAGAATTCGAAACGAAAGGAGACAGAATGAATAG
- a CDS encoding YbaB/EbfC family nucleoid-associated protein, with the protein MNPAMLKKLQQMQKEMLDKQKALEAQEFVVEKQGIKVVVKGDMSVKSIEIDEVLVDPEDKELLEDLMVIALNEAFEQVKDKQAEMTPQMPSGFGF; encoded by the coding sequence ATGAATCCAGCAATGCTTAAAAAATTACAACAAATGCAAAAAGAAATGTTAGATAAACAAAAAGCTTTAGAGGCTCAAGAATTTGTTGTTGAAAAACAAGGAATTAAAGTAGTAGTTAAAGGAGATATGTCAGTAAAATCAATTGAAATTGATGAAGTTTTAGTTGATCCGGAAGATAAAGAACTTTTAGAAGATTTAATGGTAATTGCCCTTAATGAAGCTTTTGAACAAGTTAAGGACAAACAAGCAGAAATGACACCACAAATGCCAAGTGGATTTGGATTTTAA
- a CDS encoding IS1634 family transposase, producing MSYSLCKKKQNGKYYLVLAISKGFKKGYGNQIGLGYWEDIKEKYGLSSIEDIKEIAKKVDTSLDKTVAKEEFFKLLKPTSVKTSIQNIGVDLIYKVIKELDLFSALPKSKHKSLEEVLEFFIATRIILPRSYMSQYKNKSDFINDINVKKSSIYNYLDVIFENKNSVLVNLFQKINEFTNRNNKVFHFDNTTVYFESFTREGIRKNGFSKDGKHNEDQVVIAMAVDENGIPIHYKVFPGNTADGKTMLSFVLELQSIYKIKDIIIVADRGINNNANLRFLEQKGIKYIFQKRLDTLSIGMKKFILEDKHYVFRDEMFWKEQIVESVWNKNRFNGKYRKWCVFFSPGKKTLDKLKRNNFIDKLNKKTVNGELPLSSLVPEYKKKYMDIDGKTVGKLNWEKIKKKESEDGFYIIETNILDLTPEKANEIYRKQWKVEENFRTLKSSLQVRPVFVHNEQHILAHLLLCFIALVVLKYCLYKLKKYYEINGEIQKVTLDLFVDSLRIMTITKKEVNGKVVQEIINDLDENHKENIKIYKDFIACMS from the coding sequence ATGAGTTACAGTTTATGCAAGAAAAAACAAAATGGAAAATATTATTTAGTTTTAGCTATTTCTAAAGGTTTTAAAAAAGGTTATGGAAATCAGATTGGTCTAGGGTACTGAGAAGATATCAAAGAAAAGTATGGATTATCTTCAATTGAAGATATAAAAGAAATAGCAAAAAAAGTAGATACATCTTTAGATAAAACTGTTGCAAAAGAAGAGTTTTTTAAATTATTAAAACCTACTTCTGTAAAAACAAGTATCCAAAATATTGGAGTTGATTTAATTTATAAAGTTATTAAAGAATTAGATTTATTTTCGGCATTACCAAAAAGTAAACATAAATCGTTAGAAGAGGTTTTGGAATTTTTCATAGCAACTAGAATTATCCTTCCAAGAAGCTATATGTCACAATATAAAAATAAAAGTGATTTTATAAATGATATTAATGTTAAAAAATCATCAATATATAACTATCTTGATGTTATTTTCGAAAATAAGAATTCTGTTTTAGTCAATTTATTTCAAAAAATAAATGAATTCACAAATCGTAATAATAAAGTTTTTCACTTCGATAACACAACAGTTTATTTTGAAAGCTTTACAAGAGAAGGAATAAGAAAAAACGGTTTTTCAAAAGACGGAAAACACAATGAAGATCAAGTAGTCATAGCAATGGCTGTAGATGAAAACGGAATACCAATACACTATAAAGTGTTCCCAGGTAACACGGCTGATGGTAAAACAATGTTATCCTTCGTTTTAGAACTTCAATCAATCTATAAAATAAAGGATATTATAATAGTTGCAGATCGTGGAATAAATAACAATGCAAACTTACGTTTCCTAGAACAAAAAGGAATTAAATATATATTCCAAAAAAGATTAGATACATTAAGTATTGGGATGAAAAAATTCATTCTTGAGGACAAACATTATGTTTTTAGAGATGAAATGTTTTGGAAAGAACAAATTGTTGAATCTGTTTGAAACAAAAATAGATTTAATGGTAAATACAGAAAATGATGTGTGTTTTTCAGTCCTGGGAAAAAGACTTTAGATAAATTAAAAAGAAATAATTTTATTGATAAATTGAATAAGAAAACTGTAAATGGAGAACTCCCACTTAGTTCTTTAGTTCCAGAATATAAAAAGAAATACATGGACATTGATGGCAAAACAGTGGGTAAATTAAATTGAGAGAAAATTAAGAAAAAAGAATCTGAAGATGGTTTTTACATTATTGAAACCAATATTTTAGATTTAACACCAGAAAAAGCTAATGAAATTTACAGAAAACAATGAAAAGTAGAAGAAAATTTCAGAACATTAAAATCTTCTTTACAAGTTAGACCTGTTTTTGTTCATAATGAACAGCATATACTTGCACATCTTTTATTATGTTTCATTGCTCTTGTTGTTTTAAAATACTGTCTTTATAAATTAAAGAAATATTATGAAATCAATGGAGAAATACAAAAAGTGACGTTAGATTTATTTGTGGATTCATTAAGAATAATGACTATAACAAAAAAAGAAGTAAATGGAAAAGTGGTACAAGAAATAATTAATGATTTGGATGAAAACCACAAAGAAAATATAAAAATTTATAAAGATTTTATCGCATGTATGAGTTAA
- the dnaJ gene encoding molecular chaperone DnaJ gives MSNKRDYYEILGVSKTASQQEIKSAYRKLAKKYHPDVLKDGTSDQKMKEINEAYSVLSDETKRKNYDQFGTEGPAGGGYGQGFQDFGGFQDIFENIFSGFGGFGGGRNRAKKYPQRGEDYQTVYEISFSEAIKGVELERDFTKFELCLHCNGKGAESPSDIQQCQKCHGKGYEQKVVNSIFGQTMTNVECSNCHGTGEIITKKCSQCNGQKYIKVQKRTKINIPAGASNSTRLKLAGYGGPGELGGPSGDLYIVIRVRPHEFFEREGNNIFIQIPVSYIDLALEKTILIPTPYGPEKVKLKKHYQNGQLVKLKGKGVRTSRETGDLYFKISVIVPDYSRKERKELEALFAKIDDTTNNDFVKKVEQAK, from the coding sequence ATGAGTAATAAAAGAGATTATTATGAAATATTAGGTGTATCTAAAACAGCTAGTCAACAAGAAATTAAATCTGCTTATCGTAAACTTGCTAAAAAATACCACCCTGATGTTTTAAAAGATGGAACAAGCGACCAAAAAATGAAAGAAATTAATGAAGCATATAGTGTTCTTTCTGATGAAACTAAACGTAAAAATTATGACCAATTCGGAACAGAGGGTCCAGCTGGTGGTGGATATGGTCAAGGTTTCCAAGACTTTGGTGGATTCCAAGATATTTTCGAAAATATCTTTAGCGGATTCGGTGGTTTTGGCGGAGGTAGAAACCGTGCTAAAAAATATCCGCAGCGAGGCGAAGATTATCAAACAGTCTATGAAATTAGTTTTAGCGAAGCAATTAAAGGCGTTGAATTAGAACGTGATTTTACTAAATTCGAACTTTGTTTGCATTGTAATGGTAAAGGTGCGGAAAGCCCAAGCGATATTCAACAATGTCAAAAATGTCATGGTAAAGGTTACGAACAAAAAGTTGTTAATAGCATTTTTGGACAAACTATGACTAATGTCGAATGTTCTAATTGTCATGGAACAGGTGAAATTATTACTAAAAAATGTTCACAATGTAATGGTCAAAAGTATATTAAGGTTCAAAAAAGAACTAAAATTAACATTCCCGCTGGAGCTTCTAACTCTACTCGTTTAAAATTAGCAGGTTACGGTGGGCCTGGGGAATTAGGTGGACCAAGCGGAGATTTATATATTGTAATTCGTGTTCGTCCTCATGAGTTCTTCGAAAGAGAAGGGAATAATATTTTCATTCAAATTCCCGTTTCTTACATTGATTTAGCTTTAGAAAAAACAATTTTAATACCAACTCCATATGGTCCAGAAAAAGTTAAATTAAAAAAACATTATCAAAATGGCCAATTAGTTAAACTTAAAGGCAAAGGTGTTAGAACATCTCGTGAAACTGGTGATTTATACTTTAAAATTTCTGTTATTGTACCTGACTATTCACGAAAAGAACGCAAAGAGCTTGAAGCACTTTTTGCTAAAATTGATGATACAACTAATAATGACTTTGTTAAAAAAGTTGAACAAGCAAAATAA
- a CDS encoding energy-coupling factor transporter ATPase, whose translation MIKVNNISFKYRLDENKYALKNVSFEIKKGEYVAILGHNGSGKSTLSKVLVALLKPQEGHLSIDGITYSKKTLKEVRNKIGIIFQNPDNQFIGSSVEDDIAFGLENKLYDPKTMRQRVIEFAKRVDMLDYLEREPQSLSGGQKQRVAIASVLALDPSVIIFDEVTSMLDPKGKDEVLKIIKEIKENKEKTLISITHNMDEAILADRCLVFAKGELIAQGSPKDILNNKEIIEVAKIDSPFIYKLSSLVDGIEPTYDREELIQKLCK comes from the coding sequence ATGATTAAAGTTAATAATATTTCATTCAAATATCGTTTAGATGAAAATAAATATGCACTCAAAAATGTTTCATTTGAAATTAAAAAAGGTGAATATGTTGCTATATTAGGACATAACGGGAGCGGAAAAAGTACTTTATCAAAAGTCTTGGTCGCTCTTTTAAAACCACAAGAAGGACACCTTTCAATTGATGGGATTACTTATAGTAAAAAAACTCTTAAAGAAGTTAGAAACAAAATTGGAATTATCTTTCAAAATCCCGATAATCAATTTATTGGTTCAAGCGTTGAAGATGATATTGCTTTTGGACTTGAAAACAAACTTTATGACCCAAAAACTATGCGTCAGAGAGTAATTGAATTCGCAAAGCGTGTTGATATGCTTGACTATTTAGAAAGAGAACCTCAAAGTCTTTCTGGTGGACAAAAACAAAGAGTTGCTATTGCTAGTGTTCTTGCACTTGATCCTAGTGTTATTATTTTTGACGAAGTAACATCAATGCTCGATCCGAAAGGGAAAGATGAAGTTCTCAAAATTATTAAAGAAATTAAAGAAAATAAAGAAAAAACTTTAATTTCAATTACTCACAATATGGATGAAGCAATTCTTGCTGATCGCTGCTTAGTTTTTGCCAAAGGTGAATTAATTGCACAAGGATCGCCTAAGGATATTCTTAATAACAAAGAAATTATTGAGGTTGCTAAAATTGATTCTCCATTTATTTATAAATTAAGTAGTCTTGTTGACGGAATTGAACCAACATATGATAGAGAGGAATTGATACAAAAATTATGCAAATAA